A part of Mucilaginibacter defluvii genomic DNA contains:
- a CDS encoding GbsR/MarR family transcriptional regulator, with protein sequence MELVEARLKFIETWGKLGSEWGINRTMAQVHALLLIAPEALTTEEVMEALSISRGNANMTLRDLISWGLVEKQLKPGERKEYFFAEKDAWTIARQVAQERKKRELDPLLKVLNELAEVKGSENDPAYKTFKTSVKGITKLSANVNNTLETMIKAEENWFWGSIFKIFK encoded by the coding sequence ATGGAATTGGTTGAAGCAAGACTGAAATTTATTGAGACGTGGGGTAAGCTGGGATCAGAATGGGGCATCAACCGCACCATGGCACAGGTACATGCTTTGTTGCTGATAGCTCCCGAGGCACTTACAACCGAGGAAGTAATGGAAGCGCTTAGCATATCGCGCGGTAATGCCAACATGACCCTGCGTGACCTGATCAGCTGGGGATTAGTTGAAAAGCAACTGAAACCCGGTGAACGTAAGGAATATTTTTTTGCCGAGAAAGATGCCTGGACCATTGCCCGCCAGGTGGCACAAGAACGTAAAAAGCGCGAGCTGGACCCGCTGTTGAAAGTTTTGAATGAATTGGCCGAAGTAAAGGGAAGTGAAAATGACCCCGCTTATAAAACTTTTAAAACCTCTGTAAAAGGCATTACCAAACTATCGGCAAACGTGAACAATACTTTAGAAACCATGATAAAGGCAGAAGAGAACTGGTTTTGGGGTTCTATCTTCAAAATATTTAAATAA
- the recF gene encoding DNA replication/repair protein RecF (All proteins in this family for which functions are known are DNA-binding proteins that assist the filamentation of RecA onto DNA for the initiation of recombination or recombinational repair.) yields MYLQQLSVINFKNYEQAELSFSDGVNAFVGGNGAGKTNLLDAIHYLSLCKSYFNPIDSQQIRQNADFFIITGTFDKNDNNEAVACSVKRNQKKQFKRNKKDYQRLADHIGLFPLVMISPYDISIIIEGSEERRKFIDNVISQTDNQYLDELIAYNKALINRNALLKTIADTGRYDPVLLEILDEQLVASGSRIFAKRKAFMERFTEVFNTHYDFISGQAEQVSLVYESQLLQDDFAALLKKTLEKDRVLERTTAGIHKDDLAFSIHGMPMKKFGSQGQQKSFLIALKLAQYSYLYEQKKFKPLLLLDDIFDKLDDKRVTKLMQMVSAHNFGQVFITDTSASRVKNVFDDINVDVRIFEIAKGEAHAQSE; encoded by the coding sequence ATGTATCTGCAACAACTATCGGTAATCAACTTTAAAAACTACGAACAGGCCGAGCTTAGCTTTAGCGATGGCGTGAACGCTTTTGTAGGCGGCAACGGCGCGGGCAAAACCAATTTGCTTGATGCTATACATTACCTGTCGTTATGCAAAAGTTACTTTAACCCGATAGACAGCCAGCAGATACGCCAGAATGCCGACTTTTTTATCATCACCGGTACGTTTGATAAAAACGACAACAACGAGGCCGTTGCCTGCTCGGTTAAACGCAACCAGAAGAAGCAGTTTAAGCGCAACAAAAAAGATTATCAGCGCCTGGCCGATCATATTGGGCTGTTTCCGCTGGTGATGATCTCGCCTTATGATATCAGTATAATCATTGAGGGCAGCGAGGAACGGCGTAAGTTTATTGACAACGTGATATCGCAAACGGATAACCAGTACCTGGATGAACTGATCGCCTACAACAAAGCCCTGATTAACCGCAACGCGCTATTAAAAACCATTGCTGATACAGGTCGATATGACCCGGTACTACTGGAAATACTTGACGAGCAGCTGGTAGCGTCAGGCAGTCGCATATTTGCCAAACGTAAGGCTTTTATGGAACGCTTTACCGAGGTATTTAACACGCATTACGATTTTATAAGCGGGCAGGCCGAGCAGGTATCGCTGGTGTATGAGTCGCAGTTATTGCAGGATGATTTTGCCGCGTTGCTTAAAAAAACATTAGAAAAAGACCGCGTGCTGGAACGTACCACGGCGGGCATTCATAAGGATGACCTCGCCTTTTCGATACACGGCATGCCCATGAAAAAGTTTGGATCGCAGGGGCAGCAAAAATCATTTTTAATAGCCCTCAAGCTGGCACAATACAGTTATTTGTACGAGCAAAAAAAATTTAAGCCGCTACTGTTGCTGGATGATATTTTTGATAAGCTAGATGATAAGCGGGTTACCAAACTGATGCAAATGGTATCGGCCCATAATTTTGGACAGGTGTTTATAACCGATACCAGTGCCAGCCGGGTAAAAAACGTGTTCGATGACATTAATGTTGATGTCAGAATTTTTGAAATAGCTAAAGGAGAAGCCCATGCGCAAAGCGAATGA
- the lipA gene encoding lipoyl synthase, translating into MIDLPVIPATQVQRKPDWLRVRLPVGKEYAQVRSLVDTHKLHTICESGNCPNMGECWGAGTATFMILGNICTRSCSFCAVATGRPLAVDMDEPNRVANSVKLMQVKHCVITSVDRDDLKDGGSIIWAETINAIRRESPETTLETLLPDFKGNWDNLARVLEVRPEVVSHNLETVRRLTREVRIQAKYDRSLDCLRHISAAGLRTKSGIMLGLGETEADVLEAMADLLDAGVHILTLGQYLQPTRNHHPVVDWIHPDQFNFYKQKGLEMGFRYVESGPLVRSSYHAEKHLFDF; encoded by the coding sequence ATGATTGATTTGCCGGTAATTCCAGCCACACAAGTGCAGCGTAAACCAGATTGGTTAAGGGTGAGGCTTCCTGTTGGTAAAGAGTATGCACAGGTGCGTAGCCTTGTTGATACGCATAAATTGCATACCATTTGCGAAAGCGGTAACTGCCCTAACATGGGCGAGTGCTGGGGCGCGGGTACGGCAACCTTCATGATACTGGGTAACATTTGTACCCGCTCGTGCTCGTTTTGCGCGGTGGCTACCGGCCGCCCCTTAGCGGTTGATATGGATGAGCCGAACCGGGTGGCCAACTCCGTTAAATTAATGCAGGTTAAACACTGTGTAATTACATCGGTTGATCGTGATGACCTGAAAGATGGCGGCTCTATCATCTGGGCTGAAACTATTAACGCCATCCGCAGGGAAAGCCCTGAAACTACCCTGGAGACTTTACTGCCTGACTTTAAAGGTAACTGGGACAACCTGGCCCGTGTGTTAGAGGTAAGGCCCGAAGTAGTATCGCACAACCTGGAAACAGTACGCAGGCTTACCCGCGAAGTGCGTATACAAGCCAAATATGATCGTAGTTTGGATTGCCTTCGCCATATATCAGCTGCCGGGCTGCGCACCAAATCAGGCATTATGCTGGGTTTGGGTGAAACCGAAGCCGACGTTCTGGAGGCTATGGCTGACCTGCTTGATGCGGGTGTGCATATACTTACGCTGGGGCAGTATTTACAACCTACACGTAATCACCACCCTGTGGTTGACTGGATTCATCCCGATCAATTTAACTTCTACAAACAAAAAGGCCTCGAGATGGGTTTCAGGTATGTAGAGAGCGGACCATTAGTGCGTTCATCGTATCATGCCGAGAAACACCTGTTTGATTTTTAA
- the ribH gene encoding 6,7-dimethyl-8-ribityllumazine synthase — MATQLKNLSDFSATEIPNAAAYTFGIVVAEWNADVTNALYEGAYQSLVNNGALPENIFSYSVPGSFELTSGAELLLKNKPNLDAVICLGCVIQGETRHFDFICDAVANGVSNVAIKYSKPVIFGVLTTDNQQQAIDRAGGKHGNKGDEAAVTAIKMADLARTLQA, encoded by the coding sequence ATGGCAACACAACTAAAAAACCTGTCGGACTTTTCGGCAACCGAGATACCTAACGCCGCAGCATACACCTTTGGTATAGTAGTGGCCGAGTGGAATGCCGATGTAACCAACGCGCTTTACGAAGGCGCCTATCAAAGCCTGGTAAATAATGGCGCATTGCCCGAAAATATTTTCAGTTATAGCGTGCCCGGCAGCTTTGAGCTAACCTCTGGCGCGGAGCTGTTACTGAAGAACAAGCCTAATCTCGATGCCGTGATTTGTCTAGGTTGCGTAATACAGGGCGAGACGCGCCATTTTGATTTTATTTGCGATGCCGTTGCAAATGGCGTGAGCAATGTTGCCATAAAGTATTCAAAACCTGTTATATTTGGTGTACTTACTACTGATAACCAGCAGCAGGCAATTGACCGCGCCGGTGGTAAACACGGTAATAAGGGTGACGAAGCCGCGGTAACTGCCATAAAAATGGCTGACCTGGCGCGTACGTTGCAGGCTTAA
- the ytxJ gene encoding bacillithiol system redox-active protein YtxJ: MKWIALESADQINEIKHHPGYSIIFKHSTRCSISMMAKKRFELEWDDLPEEISLYFLDLIKYRDLSNQIAADFHVHHESPQMLLIKSGECILDQSHGGISVDEALTMVE, encoded by the coding sequence ATGAAGTGGATAGCGCTGGAGTCGGCAGATCAGATTAACGAAATAAAGCATCACCCCGGGTATAGCATTATTTTTAAGCATAGCACCCGCTGTTCAATCAGCATGATGGCTAAAAAACGTTTTGAGTTGGAATGGGATGATCTTCCGGAAGAGATTTCGCTTTATTTTTTAGACCTGATCAAATACCGCGACCTGTCAAACCAAATTGCCGCGGATTTCCATGTACACCATGAATCACCACAGATGCTGCTGATTAAAAGCGGCGAATGCATCCTCGATCAATCACACGGCGGCATTTCGGTAGACGAAGCGCTGACGATGGTGGAGTAG
- a CDS encoding tetratricopeptide repeat protein — MSTTQANTKIVNEDKPVKQTGSFVNENRKSLLFIAAAVLVLIAIYFIYLKAYAGPREVKAADQMHVAQEFWQQKEWDKAIKGDAGYPGFEKIISEYSNTKAANLAYYYIGIAYLNKGDYGKAIENLSNYRGDDYMVAAQALGGIGDAYVEQKKYDDAASYYSKAVDKASNNFLSPLYLKKLGLVYEATNDKKSASEAYNKIKNEYPTSTEAQNIDAYIGRVEAN, encoded by the coding sequence ATGTCGACAACCCAGGCAAACACCAAAATTGTGAACGAAGATAAACCGGTTAAACAGACAGGCAGTTTTGTGAACGAGAACAGAAAGAGCTTACTATTTATAGCTGCGGCAGTTTTAGTGCTGATAGCCATATACTTCATATATCTTAAAGCATACGCTGGTCCGCGCGAGGTAAAGGCTGCCGACCAGATGCACGTAGCCCAGGAGTTTTGGCAGCAAAAAGAGTGGGACAAAGCCATTAAAGGCGATGCCGGTTACCCTGGGTTTGAAAAGATCATATCTGAATATAGCAACACCAAAGCCGCTAACCTGGCCTACTATTATATTGGTATTGCTTATCTTAATAAAGGTGATTATGGCAAAGCCATTGAGAACCTGAGCAACTACCGTGGCGATGATTATATGGTTGCAGCACAAGCGTTAGGCGGCATAGGCGATGCGTATGTTGAGCAAAAGAAATATGATGATGCCGCAAGCTATTACAGCAAAGCGGTTGATAAGGCTTCAAACAACTTTTTATCGCCATTGTACCTTAAAAAATTAGGTTTGGTGTATGAGGCTACTAACGACAAAAAATCAGCATCCGAAGCCTACAACAAAATTAAAAACGAATACCCTACCAGCACTGAAGCGCAAAATATCGACGCTTACATTGGCCGCGTAGAGGCTAACTAA
- a CDS encoding RNA polymerase sigma factor encodes MSRRPKISLTEEELVRGLRHREKVAAEALYDMYSASLYGVILRIINDEPSAEDVLQETFIKIWQSFSGYSAEKGRLFTWMVNIARNLAIDKVRSKDFRNQTKNQELENNVTFIDEQKNTVYKPELLGLKDLVQSLKQEQRSILDLVYFKGYTHVEAADELGVPLGTVKTRLRMAIQQLRKKF; translated from the coding sequence GTGAGTAGAAGACCCAAAATATCACTGACTGAAGAAGAATTAGTTAGGGGGCTACGTCACCGTGAAAAGGTAGCGGCCGAAGCTTTGTACGACATGTATTCCGCATCGTTGTATGGTGTTATACTGCGTATTATTAATGACGAGCCTTCGGCAGAGGACGTATTACAGGAAACTTTCATAAAAATCTGGCAGTCTTTTTCGGGTTATAGTGCCGAAAAAGGGCGTTTATTTACCTGGATGGTGAATATCGCGCGCAATTTGGCTATTGATAAAGTACGATCTAAAGATTTTAGGAACCAAACCAAAAACCAAGAGCTCGAAAATAACGTAACTTTTATTGACGAGCAAAAAAACACGGTTTATAAGCCTGAATTACTCGGGTTGAAGGATCTGGTGCAATCACTTAAGCAGGAGCAACGGTCAATACTTGACCTGGTATATTTTAAAGGTTATACCCATGTTGAGGCTGCCGATGAATTGGGTGTGCCTCTGGGTACGGTAAAAACACGTTTACGAATGGCTATACAGCAGCTCAGAAAAAAGTTTTAA
- a CDS encoding ATP-dependent DNA helicase has protein sequence MQNPISAKYNTKFQEALASLNPEQLSAVNKMDGPVLVVAGPGTGKTQILAARIGKILTDTDAQPNEILCLTYTDAGAVAMRKRLFDFIGPDAYRINIYTFHAFCNEVIQENLEYFGKLNLDPLSDLESAMLFRELIDELPNDHLLKRFTGDIYFDAPRLKSLFSTMKRESWDAELINRSVKEYIDDLPNREEYIYKRANAAKGIKIGDPKQADIDKVTEQMNKLLAAVAEYKNYDAKMKQQGRYDYDDMIIWVLKAFRENDDILRRYQERYQYILVDEFQDTSGSQNALLKFLLDYWDTPNVFVVGDDDQSIFKFQGANMENILDFANDYVHALHTVVLRHNYRSNQHILDMSRVLIDKNKKRLTAQLSLDKNLSASHPRFAADMVEPTIREYENPDQELADTARIIQKLIESGVPGNEIAVIYRNHHQVEDLVHYLGAQKITVNTKRKIDILTLPFGEKIITILRYLAMELDSPYSGDELLFEIMHYDFFGIPPIEVAKASIAVAKANYSTFNNDQPKTSLRRYVSELRTPTQPGLFDNVQNVEMKFLMNDIDYLLKASVSLTLQQLFQQVIAKMGILRFIMQQEDKGTFMQVLTSFFDFVKDESRKNPDISLAELIATIDLMKKNNIRMELNQVIFSDNGINFLTAHGSKGLEFEHVFFIGCDKKTWDSKGRNHGFSYPDTLTGSPDDDIAQKEEARRLFYVALTRAKQCLNISYARKDKKGKDQEASQFVGEILAETHLQVAYPQVPADDMVNFMATQFTEADKPQVELLDTNYINQLLQNYTLSVTHLNNYLDCPLRFYFQCLIRVPSGKSPAATFGQAVHWALNKAFRKLKDNNDVFMPTEEFMKEFRWYMFRNRDSFTKDDFKLRLAYGEKILPDYYEQNVNIWNKVAVTERTIKNIEVNGVPIKGNLDKIEFDGKNVTVVDYKTGKLKNAKDKLQPPTNANLNGGDYWRQAVFYKILVDNDRSNDWQVVSTQFEFVEPVKDGEYHKEKIAISPENVELVSEQITSVYQKIMNHEFNTGCGKKECDWCHFVKTNFKQAEGIMIDADVEE, from the coding sequence ATGCAAAACCCCATTTCAGCAAAATACAACACAAAATTTCAGGAGGCGCTGGCCTCGCTAAACCCGGAGCAGCTATCGGCTGTTAATAAAATGGATGGCCCGGTGCTGGTTGTGGCGGGTCCGGGTACGGGCAAAACGCAGATCTTAGCCGCCCGTATTGGCAAGATACTGACCGATACCGATGCCCAGCCCAACGAGATTTTGTGTTTAACCTATACCGATGCCGGCGCCGTAGCCATGCGCAAGCGTTTGTTTGATTTTATTGGCCCCGATGCTTATCGCATCAACATATATACCTTCCACGCTTTTTGTAACGAGGTGATCCAGGAAAACCTGGAATACTTTGGCAAGCTGAACCTTGATCCGTTGTCGGACCTCGAATCTGCTATGCTTTTTAGGGAGCTGATCGATGAACTACCGAACGACCACCTGCTGAAGCGCTTTACCGGCGATATTTATTTTGACGCACCAAGGCTCAAAAGCCTGTTCTCTACCATGAAACGGGAGAGCTGGGATGCTGAGCTGATCAACCGCTCGGTTAAGGAGTATATTGATGACTTGCCCAACCGTGAGGAGTATATTTATAAACGTGCCAACGCCGCCAAAGGCATCAAAATAGGTGACCCGAAGCAGGCCGATATCGACAAGGTTACCGAGCAGATGAATAAGCTGCTGGCTGCCGTTGCTGAGTACAAAAATTACGATGCCAAAATGAAGCAGCAGGGCCGGTATGATTACGACGACATGATCATTTGGGTGCTTAAAGCCTTCCGTGAGAATGATGATATATTACGCCGTTATCAGGAACGTTATCAGTATATTCTGGTAGATGAGTTTCAGGATACCAGCGGATCGCAAAACGCGCTGCTGAAATTTTTGCTGGATTATTGGGATACGCCTAACGTTTTTGTAGTGGGCGATGACGACCAGTCAATCTTTAAGTTTCAGGGCGCCAATATGGAGAACATCCTTGATTTTGCCAATGATTACGTGCATGCCCTGCATACCGTGGTATTAAGGCATAACTATCGCTCTAATCAGCATATTTTGGATATGTCCAGGGTGCTGATAGATAAAAATAAAAAGCGCCTTACTGCGCAATTATCGCTGGATAAAAACCTGAGCGCCTCGCACCCGCGCTTTGCTGCGGATATGGTAGAGCCCACCATCCGCGAGTACGAAAACCCCGACCAGGAACTGGCCGATACCGCACGCATCATCCAAAAGCTGATTGAAAGCGGCGTGCCGGGGAATGAGATCGCCGTTATTTACCGCAACCACCACCAGGTGGAGGACCTGGTACATTACCTGGGCGCGCAAAAAATTACCGTTAACACCAAGCGTAAGATAGACATATTAACCTTGCCCTTTGGCGAGAAGATCATTACCATACTGCGCTATCTCGCAATGGAGCTTGATTCGCCTTACAGTGGCGATGAGTTGCTGTTCGAGATCATGCACTATGATTTTTTCGGCATTCCGCCCATTGAGGTAGCCAAGGCCAGCATCGCGGTAGCAAAAGCTAATTACAGTACCTTTAATAACGATCAGCCAAAAACCTCGCTGCGCCGTTATGTAAGCGAGTTGCGAACACCTACCCAACCCGGTTTATTTGATAACGTGCAGAACGTGGAGATGAAGTTTTTGATGAACGATATTGATTACCTGCTCAAAGCATCGGTGAGCCTTACGTTGCAGCAACTATTTCAGCAGGTGATCGCTAAAATGGGTATCCTCAGGTTCATTATGCAACAGGAGGATAAGGGCACGTTTATGCAGGTGCTTACTAGCTTTTTTGATTTTGTTAAGGACGAAAGCCGTAAAAACCCCGACATCTCCCTGGCCGAACTGATCGCCACTATTGACCTGATGAAGAAGAACAACATCCGCATGGAACTAAACCAGGTGATATTTTCGGATAATGGCATCAACTTCCTTACGGCGCACGGTTCAAAAGGGCTGGAGTTTGAGCATGTTTTTTTTATAGGGTGTGATAAAAAAACGTGGGATAGCAAGGGCCGCAATCATGGCTTTAGCTACCCCGATACGCTTACCGGTTCGCCGGATGACGACATCGCCCAAAAGGAAGAGGCGCGCCGACTGTTTTACGTGGCCTTAACCCGTGCCAAGCAATGCCTCAACATATCCTACGCCCGTAAGGATAAAAAGGGCAAGGATCAGGAGGCCTCGCAATTTGTGGGTGAGATACTGGCCGAAACCCATTTGCAGGTGGCCTATCCGCAGGTACCTGCGGATGATATGGTTAATTTTATGGCTACCCAGTTTACCGAGGCCGATAAGCCGCAGGTTGAACTGTTGGATACCAATTATATTAACCAGCTACTGCAAAACTACACCCTTTCGGTTACGCACCTCAATAATTACCTGGATTGCCCGCTGCGGTTTTACTTTCAGTGTTTAATCAGGGTGCCATCTGGTAAAAGTCCGGCGGCAACCTTTGGGCAGGCCGTGCACTGGGCTTTGAATAAGGCGTTCCGTAAACTGAAGGATAATAACGATGTGTTTATGCCGACCGAGGAATTTATGAAGGAGTTCCGCTGGTACATGTTCCGCAACCGCGACTCGTTCACCAAGGATGATTTTAAACTGCGCTTAGCCTACGGCGAAAAGATTTTGCCCGATTACTATGAGCAGAACGTGAATATATGGAACAAGGTAGCCGTTACCGAGCGCACCATTAAAAATATTGAAGTAAACGGCGTGCCGATAAAAGGTAACCTGGATAAGATTGAGTTTGACGGTAAAAATGTAACCGTGGTTGATTATAAAACCGGCAAGCTCAAAAATGCGAAGGATAAGTTACAGCCACCAACCAACGCCAACCTCAACGGCGGCGACTACTGGCGGCAAGCCGTGTTTTACAAAATACTGGTTGATAATGACCGTAGTAACGATTGGCAGGTGGTAAGCACTCAGTTTGAATTTGTGGAGCCAGTTAAAGATGGCGAATATCATAAAGAGAAGATAGCCATATCGCCGGAAAATGTAGAACTGGTTAGCGAACAGATAACATCGGTTTACCAAAAAATAATGAACCACGAGTTTAACACTGGCTGCGGCAAAAAGGAATGCGACTGGTGCCACTTTGTAAAAACCAACTTTAAACAAGCCGAAGGCATTATGATTGATGCTGATGTGGAGGAGTAA
- a CDS encoding TIGR01777 family oxidoreductase produces the protein MKYNKVILAGGSGYIGMVLARHFSKLASEVIIFTRNPLPQNGNITMVYWNGRTLGDWAVHLENSDVLINLTGKSVNCRYNEKNKAEIFSSRLNATRVLGEALRLTDNPPKVWINAASATIYRHAEDRPQDEYTGDIGTGFSVEVCKQWEQAFAEQDIPGIRKIVLRISVVLGKHGGVAGYYLNLARFGFGGIQGNGRQYFSWVHEDDVTSSVDFLLDNPQLQGVFNIASPQPIQNRELMGTIRKVVSAPFGLPATKWMLEIGTFLLRSETELILKSRWVLPTRLTEAGYTFKVPDIKTAIEQSI, from the coding sequence ATGAAATACAATAAAGTAATACTTGCGGGCGGTAGTGGTTATATAGGGATGGTACTGGCCCGTCACTTTAGTAAACTGGCCAGCGAGGTGATTATATTCACTCGTAACCCTCTGCCACAAAACGGCAATATCACCATGGTTTATTGGAACGGCCGTACCCTCGGCGACTGGGCAGTTCATCTGGAAAACAGCGATGTACTGATAAACCTGACCGGTAAAAGCGTGAATTGCCGCTATAACGAAAAGAATAAGGCGGAGATATTTTCATCCCGGCTAAACGCTACACGTGTATTGGGCGAAGCGCTCCGCTTGACTGACAATCCGCCCAAAGTATGGATCAACGCGGCATCAGCTACTATTTATCGCCACGCTGAGGACAGGCCGCAGGATGAATATACCGGTGATATTGGCACAGGCTTTTCAGTAGAGGTTTGTAAACAATGGGAGCAGGCTTTTGCCGAACAGGATATACCCGGCATTCGCAAAATAGTATTGCGCATCAGCGTTGTGCTGGGTAAACATGGCGGTGTAGCCGGTTACTATTTGAACCTTGCCCGGTTTGGCTTCGGTGGTATACAAGGCAACGGCAGGCAATATTTTAGTTGGGTGCACGAGGACGATGTTACCAGCAGCGTAGATTTTTTGCTGGATAACCCACAGTTGCAGGGCGTATTCAATATCGCATCACCTCAACCTATCCAAAACCGGGAATTGATGGGTACCATACGCAAAGTGGTTAGTGCGCCTTTCGGCTTACCTGCCACCAAATGGATGCTGGAAATCGGCACCTTTCTTTTGCGCAGCGAAACAGAGCTGATACTAAAAAGCCGCTGGGTACTGCCAACACGGCTTACGGAAGCAGGCTACACTTTTAAAGTGCCGGATATAAAAACAGCTATTGAACAAAGTATTTAA
- a CDS encoding anti-sigma factor — MEDISAYIESGILELYVLGDITPDERQQVEAAAIKYPEIKAELDAIEKAMEDYAQEQAIEPSEQQRNRVLNSLLTNLADDKIFTKARVHTDYDDVKVVPLPPRNVNFYKYAFAACLFLLIVSIAAIIGLYGRLRQSTELITSLQGQNQRFSRQVNLMDEQINVFRDPSFRFIKLKGTPKAPASAITVAWSPKKKKVMIDMEGIKMPANDKEHQYQLWAIVAGKPVDLGLFDVKADTSGMKEMKAVEQPQAFAVTLEPRGGSVNPTMDAMMVISNI; from the coding sequence TTGGAAGATATAAGCGCATATATTGAGTCGGGAATACTGGAGCTTTACGTTTTAGGGGATATTACTCCTGACGAAAGGCAACAGGTAGAGGCTGCCGCTATAAAATATCCGGAAATTAAAGCTGAACTGGACGCTATTGAGAAAGCTATGGAGGACTATGCGCAGGAACAAGCCATAGAGCCATCAGAGCAGCAGCGTAACCGGGTATTAAACAGTTTGCTGACGAATTTAGCCGACGATAAAATTTTTACCAAAGCACGCGTACATACTGATTACGATGACGTAAAGGTGGTGCCGCTACCCCCGCGTAACGTTAACTTTTACAAGTATGCTTTCGCGGCCTGCCTTTTCCTGTTGATCGTCAGCATAGCCGCTATTATTGGCTTGTACGGGCGACTCAGACAATCTACCGAGTTAATTACCTCGTTACAAGGGCAGAACCAGCGTTTTAGCAGGCAGGTAAACCTGATGGACGAGCAGATCAACGTTTTTCGAGACCCATCATTCCGTTTTATAAAACTAAAAGGTACTCCAAAAGCGCCGGCATCCGCCATTACCGTTGCATGGAGCCCAAAAAAGAAAAAGGTGATGATTGATATGGAAGGTATAAAAATGCCGGCCAATGATAAAGAGCACCAATACCAGCTGTGGGCCATTGTGGCCGGAAAGCCGGTTGACCTCGGATTATTTGATGTGAAGGCGGATACTTCAGGCATGAAGGAAATGAAAGCGGTTGAGCAACCTCAGGCCTTTGCCGTAACTCTGGAGCCCAGGGGCGGCAGCGTTAACCCCACCATGGATGCCATGATGGTAATCAGCAATATTTAA
- a CDS encoding DUF721 domain-containing protein: MRKANDKTLKDAIEQMMQVYKLKRKFNETSVIANWPQLVGTSVANRTKDIYISDKKLFVRIESSVIKHELMLIRTQIIQKINDEAQAVVVEEVVFL, translated from the coding sequence ATGCGCAAAGCGAATGATAAAACATTGAAGGATGCCATTGAACAAATGATGCAGGTTTATAAGCTTAAGCGCAAGTTTAACGAAACCTCTGTCATCGCTAACTGGCCGCAACTGGTGGGCACATCTGTAGCCAACCGCACTAAAGATATTTACATTAGCGATAAAAAGCTTTTTGTACGTATCGAATCATCTGTAATAAAGCATGAGCTAATGCTGATCCGCACCCAGATCATCCAAAAAATAAACGACGAAGCGCAGGCTGTAGTAGTTGAAGAAGTGGTGTTTTTATAA
- a CDS encoding OsmC family protein produces the protein MATIETTYLGGLRTEATHLQSGTKIITDAPVDNNGKGEAFSPTDLLAASLGSCMMTIMGIAANTHGIDIDNTQCSITKIMAANPRRVAEVVVNFKFPKEYTDKEKKILEHAALTCPVHLSLGEDVKKTVDFGWGN, from the coding sequence ATGGCAACAATTGAAACTACATACCTGGGCGGCTTGCGTACCGAGGCTACCCACCTGCAATCAGGAACTAAGATAATAACTGACGCACCTGTTGATAACAACGGCAAAGGCGAAGCATTTTCACCGACCGATCTGCTGGCAGCATCATTAGGCAGCTGCATGATGACCATTATGGGCATTGCTGCAAATACTCACGGCATTGATATCGACAACACCCAATGCTCCATCACCAAAATAATGGCCGCCAACCCACGCCGCGTGGCCGAGGTGGTGGTTAACTTTAAATTCCCGAAGGAATATACCGATAAGGAGAAAAAGATTTTAGAACATGCCGCCCTTACCTGCCCCGTACACCTGAGCCTTGGCGAAGATGTTAAGAAAACGGTTGATTTTGGGTGGGGAAATTAG